A part of Vicia villosa cultivar HV-30 ecotype Madison, WI unplaced genomic scaffold, Vvil1.0 ctg.000278F_1_1, whole genome shotgun sequence genomic DNA contains:
- the LOC131626254 gene encoding GPI ethanolamine phosphate transferase 1-like, with translation MRSDGILGNINDQVTGVKATTSKRVKWLQRRERWLVVLGVILHAVYMLSIFDIYFKSPIVRGVDPVPPRFSAPAKRLVLLVADGLRADKFYEPDSEGNYRAPFLRSIIKNQGRWGVSHARPPTESRPGHVSIIAGFYEDPSAVLKGWKANPVEFDSVFNRSRHTISFGSPDIVPIFCGALQHSTWDTYPHEFEDFATDASFLDLWSLDKFQSLLNQSNEDPKLKKLLQQDNLVVFLHLLGCDSNGHAHRPFSSIYLNNVKVVDHVAESVYNLVEDYFKDNLTSYVFTADHGMSDKGSHGDGHPTNTDTPLVVWGAGVKHPLPVSSSNHSDRGFRFVDDHVHDAPTPIEWGLHGIERVDVNQADIAPLMSTLLGLPCPVNSVGILPRDYINMTKAEEVEAVLSNTKEILNQFLQKSHIKQSQLLYFKPFKPLSHYSSILDKLEGLILAKDYDAAMDLSENLRSLALQGLHYFQTYDWLMLMSVITLGYLGWMIYLVLHVLQSYTSLPGNIFGMERAAERNSQRKIYLCGCIVTGMICLLFVLEHSPPLYHAYMIMTSFLWIQIISEYQFMKALWKHLFERRMYRIIKLLATTAVAVFIAEFLVNSFTDRKLYTGCFLLAGATASFYLFKSIPWRSGIPIYVCISCWFLSIFTLMPAEIPDNNLLVVSSGAVIIIIGIAARWLALHAGGSKFWLSICNCELKNPKYSALFYFQALLVALSSLMVYLSTTHRAEKQELLVFHQLINWSIAGFSMVLPLFSENSILSRLTSIFLGFAPPFLLLSIGYEAVFYAALALVLMAWILFENTLFNLNIKNSSSNSIKNVTNHLILGYDNRSLQLSDVRIPLAFMVLFNIAFFGTGNFASIASFEISSVYRFITVFSPFLMAALLIFKLFIPFILVICAFSAITKLNQVPRMGCYFLVILFSDVMTIHFFFLVRNTGSWMEIGNSISHFGIVSAQVVFVLLLFALTNTYTKNIQCNSAAKTTRKAN, from the exons ATGCGCAGCGATGGGATCTTAGGAAACATAAACGATCAAGTAACAGGAGTCAAAGCCACCACGAGCAAGCGAGTGAAGTGGTTGCAGAGAAGGGAGCGATGGTTGGTGGTACTCGGTGTGATTCTTCATGCTGTTTACATGCTTAGCATTTTTGATATATACTTCAAATCTCCCATTGTTCGTGGTGTAGATCCTGTTCCTCCGAGGTTTTCTGCACCTGCCAAACGACTCGTTCTGTTAGTTG CTGATGGTTTGCGTGCTGACAAGTTCTATGAGCCTGATTCGGAAGGGAATTACAGAGCACCGTTTTTGAGGAGCATAATTAAAAACCAAGGTCGTTGGGGGGTTTCTCATGCTCGCCCTCCTACTGAGTCAAGGCCTGGTCATGTTTCCATAATTGCCGGCTTCTATGAAGATCCTAGTGCTGTTTTGAAAG GGTGGAAGGCTAATCCTGTTGAGTTTGATTCTGTGTTTAACAGAAGCCGCCATACGATTTCTTTTGGAAGTCCTGACATAGTTCCGATTTTTTGTGGTGCCTTGCAGCATAGCACATGGGATACCTATCCACACGAGTTTGAAGACTTTGCAACGG ATGCATCATTCTTGGACTTGTGGTCTCTTGATAAATTTCAAAGCCTTCTTAATCAGTCCAATGAAGACCCAAAATTAAAGAAGTTGCTGCAGCAGGATAATCTTGTTGTATTCCTGCACCTACTTGGATGTGACTCTAATGGTCATGCACACAGGCCCTTTTCATCTATCTATCTCAACAATGTTAAGGTTGTTGACCATGTAGCTGAAAGTGTATATAATCTTGTTGAAGATTATTTCAAGGATAATCTTACATCATATGTTTTTACAGCAGATCATGGAATGAGTGATAAAG GAAGCCATGGAGATGGACATCCTACAAACACTGATACTCCTCTTGTTGTATGGGGAGCTGGTGTTAAACATCCATTGCCAGTATCGAGCAGCAATCATTCTGATCGCGGTTTTAGGTTTGTTGACGACCACGTGCATGACGCGCCAACACCAATTGAATGGGGCTTGCATGGGATAGAAAGGGTGGATGTCAATCAGGCTGATATTGCACCACTCATG TCTACATTACTTGGTCTGCCATGTCCTGTTAATTCAGTCGGTATTCTACCACGAGATTACATTAACATGACCAAG GCTGAAGAAGTTGAAGCTGTTCTATCCAATACAAAGGAAATTCTGAACCAGTTTCTTCAAAAATCCC ATATAAAGCAGTCACAGTTGTTATACTTTAAACCTTTCAAACCACTGTCTCATTATTCTTCAATATTGGACAAACTTGAGGGTCTGATATTGGCTAAAGATTATGATGCTGCAATGGACTTATCCGAAAACCTTAGAAGCTTGGCATTGCAAGGACTTCACTATTTTCAGACTTATGACTGGCTGATGCTCATGTCTGTAATCACCCTTGGGTATCTTGGTTGGATGATCTACCTTGTTCTTCACGTTCTGCAGTCTTATACTTCACTGCCAGGAAATATTTTTGGAATGGAGCGAGCAGCTGAGAGAAATAGCCAACGAAAA ATATATCTATGTGGATGTATTGTGACTGGAATGATTTGTTTGCTATTTGTGCTGGAGCATTCTCCTCCTCTTTACCATGCATACATGATAATGACATCATTTCTATGGATTCAAATAATTAGTGAATACCAGTTTATGAAGGCACTATGGAAACACTTATTTGAAAGAAGAATGTACCGCATTATTAAGCTACTCGCCACTACTGCTGTCGCAGTTTTTATTGCTGAATTCCTG GTTAACAGCTTCACTGATAGGAAACTCTATACTGGGTGTTTTTTATTAGCTGGGGCCACAgcttcattttatctttttaaatcaattcccTGGAGATCTGGCATACCGATATATGTCTGCATTTCATGTTGGTTTTTGTCTATTTTCACATTGATGCCAGCAGAAATTCCTGACAATAATCTATTAGT AGTTAGTAGTGGCGCTGTTATTATCATTATAGGAATAGCTGCGAGGTGGCTAGCTTTACATGCTGGAGGGAGTAAGTTTTGGCTAAGTATATGCAATTGTGAACTGAAAAATCCCAAATATTCAGCACTATTTTACTTTCAG GCTCTTTTGGTTGCTTTGTCTTCACTCATGGTGTATTTATCAACTACTCACAGAGCTGAAAAGCAAGAGTTGCTTGTATTTCACCAGTTGATAAATTGGAGCATTGCAG GTTTTTCTATGGTACTCCCATTGTTTTCAGAAAATAGCATCTTATCTCGCCTAACTTCCATATTCCTTGGGTTTGCACCTCCATTCCTTCTTCTCTCCATTGG ATATGAAGCTGTATTCTATGCTGCTCTTGCTCTTGTACTCATGGCATGGATACTTTTTGAAAATACACTTTTCAACTTAAATATTAAGAACTCATCATCAAATTCCATTAAAAACGTTACGAATCATCTCATTCTTGGATATGATAATAGATCTTTGCAGCTCTCTGATGTGAGAATCCCATTGGCCTTT ATGGTTTTGTTCAACATTGCCTTCTTTGGAACGGGAAACTTTGCCAGTATTGCTAGTTTTGAGATTTCATCAGTCTATCGGTTCATTACTGTCTTTAGT CCATTTCTGATGGCAGCGCTGCTTATATTCAAGTTATTTATACCCTTTATACTTGTAAT ATGTGCATTTAGTGCAATAACCAAACTTAACCAAGTTCCAAGGATGGGATGCTACTTTCTTGTTATATTATTCTCAGACGTGATGACCATTCACTTTTTCTTTCTG GTTCGCAATACAGGAAGTTGGATGGAAATTGGAAATAGTATCAGTCATTTTGGTATCGTGAGTGCCCAAGTTGTTTTTGTTCTGTTACTATTTGCTCTCACAAATACATACACAAAAAATATCCAATGCAATTCAGCAGCGAAGACCACACGTAAGGCAAATTAG